One Vicugna pacos chromosome X, VicPac4, whole genome shotgun sequence DNA window includes the following coding sequences:
- the MAGEA4 gene encoding melanoma-associated antigen 4, which produces MAVTPSIKSNQGSSSQDGKGPSTLQSLPVTGSLFKDAIEDKVADLVGFLLLKYRTKELITKVEMLIVIKDYLDHFLVILSQASECLQLVFGIDVKELDPISHSYVLVNTLGLTYNGMLSGDQSVPKTGLLINILSVIFMDGNCSPEENIWEVLSVMGLCAGRKHFIYGEPRELITKAWVQEGYLEYRQVANSDPARHEFLWGPRAHAETSKMKILELLAKINGTIPNAFPILYEDALRDEEKRSQARVAARASSRVRASGRVRATGRARARVTPNSFCRHK; this is translated from the coding sequence ATGGCAGTCACACCATCAATCAAATCAAATCAGGGCTCCAGCAGCCAAGATGGGAAGGGCCCAAGCACTTTGCAGTCCCTGCCAGTCACTGGGTCCTTGTTTAAAGATGCCATAGAAGATAAGGTGGCTGATCTAGTGGGGTTCCTGCTCCTCAAATATCGCACAAAGGAGCTAATCACAAAAGTAGAAATGCTTATTGTAATCAAAGATTACCTGGACCACTTCCTTGTGATCCTCAGCCAAGCCTCTGAGTGCCTCCAGCTGGTCTTTGGCATTGATGTGAAAGAATTGGACCCCATCAGCCACTCTTATGTCCTGGTCAACACCTTGGGCCTCACCTACAATGGGATGCTGAGTGGTGACCAAAGTGTGCCCAAGACTGGCCTCCTTATAAATATCTTGAGTGTGATCTTCATGGATGGCAACTGTTCCCCTGAGGAGAACATCTGGGAAGTGCTGAGTGTgatggggctgtgtgctgggaggAAGCACTTCATCTATGGGGAGCCCAGGGAGCTCATCACCAAagcgtgggtgcaggaggggtacctggagtaccggcaggtggccaacagcgatcccgctcgccacgagttcctgtggggtccTCGGGCCCATGCAGAGACCAGCAAGATGAAAATCCTAGAGCTTTTGGCCAAAATAAATGGTACCATCCCCAATGCCTTTCCTATCTTGTATGAGGATGCtttgagagatgaggaaaagAGATCTCAAGCCAGAGTTGCAGCCAGGGCCAGTAGTAGGGTCAGGGCCAGTGGTAGGGTCAGAGCCACTGGtagggccagggccagggtcaCACCCAACAGCTTCTGTCGCCACAAGTGA